In a single window of the Aquicella siphonis genome:
- a CDS encoding ParA family protein, whose translation MEIIAFVNNKGGVGKTTCSKLMAEYLSKTKSLRTLCIDFDPQCNFSHQYLHMEIDPAAPEGLMPPIHPDYDPSNPEDQDWDGRSSIAEIFYGQGVVPYPTYVPNLDIAPGHAEKLLAAESVRRSEVVEKVHKQLASFLNSSDVRAAYDAVVIDTAPSKGPLTISVMKASTHIIIPSVMEEQPVQGIYGMLQLWMQESLAREKNRPLQLVGILPNMFKQTRLHKDILTSLQDNSAIGKYVLPVKFSQRIVFAEVDAADSNPRSIFDFQEQHVAKSEAMEVCSYIAERIFA comes from the coding sequence ATGGAAATTATCGCATTTGTAAACAACAAAGGTGGTGTCGGCAAGACAACTTGCAGCAAGTTAATGGCTGAATATCTCAGCAAAACTAAAAGTCTGCGCACGTTATGTATCGATTTTGACCCGCAGTGTAATTTTTCACACCAATATTTGCATATGGAAATTGATCCTGCTGCACCTGAAGGATTAATGCCGCCCATACACCCGGATTATGATCCTTCCAATCCTGAAGATCAGGATTGGGATGGACGAAGCAGTATTGCTGAAATTTTCTATGGCCAAGGTGTTGTTCCGTACCCAACATATGTACCTAATTTGGACATTGCTCCTGGTCATGCAGAAAAATTACTCGCTGCAGAATCAGTTCGCAGATCCGAAGTGGTGGAAAAAGTTCATAAGCAATTAGCGAGCTTTTTAAATTCTTCGGATGTCCGCGCCGCTTATGACGCAGTCGTGATTGATACCGCACCATCTAAAGGTCCGCTGACAATCAGTGTAATGAAAGCATCCACGCATATTATTATCCCCTCTGTTATGGAAGAACAGCCTGTTCAAGGTATTTATGGCATGTTGCAGTTATGGATGCAAGAATCACTGGCGCGGGAAAAGAATCGACCTCTTCAGCTCGTTGGTATTTTACCTAATATGTTCAAACAGACACGGCTGCATAAAGATATTTTGACCAGTCTGCAAGATAATTCTGCTATCGGAAAATATGTCTTACCGGTAAAATTCTCACAACGAATTGTTTTTGCTGAAGTCGATGCCGCCGATTCTAATCCTCGCTCCATTTTCGACTTTCAAGAACAACACGTAGCAAAAAGCGAAGCCATGGAAGTTTGTAGTTATATAGCAGAGAGGATTTTCGCATGA
- a CDS encoding HlyD family secretion protein: MTFFNRMTKSKRFKKIMVAAFFVLSGGVWLGYWIYGHYYVSTDDAYLNANVIQIAPRVSGKVIKVYINNNQYVKKDQPLFDIDPEPFQLAVNSAQAQLNLSNAELDNATLTKNRVLTLAEKKFVSTQEGDNAVSEYKTAQAKVEESKARLDQANLDLRYTRVISPATGWVTNVSLNGGDIVHANQALFALISDDKFWVDANFKETQLEAIKPGQTATIVTDLYPGHPFNGVVESISGGTGSAFSLLPPQNATGNWVKVTQRIPVRVLILNPDVNLPLRIGSSATVTVHLRQYLYQKP, translated from the coding sequence ATGACTTTTTTCAACCGCATGACTAAATCCAAACGATTTAAGAAAATAATGGTCGCTGCTTTTTTCGTACTTAGCGGCGGTGTTTGGCTGGGTTACTGGATTTACGGGCATTATTATGTCAGCACCGATGACGCTTACCTGAATGCAAATGTCATACAAATTGCCCCGCGGGTTTCCGGCAAAGTCATCAAGGTCTACATCAACAATAATCAATATGTCAAAAAGGATCAGCCCCTTTTTGACATCGATCCCGAACCATTTCAACTGGCTGTCAACTCTGCCCAGGCACAATTGAATCTGAGCAATGCGGAGCTGGACAATGCCACCCTGACAAAAAACAGAGTATTGACTTTGGCGGAGAAAAAATTTGTATCGACACAAGAAGGTGACAATGCCGTATCGGAATACAAGACTGCTCAGGCAAAAGTTGAAGAGTCTAAAGCCAGGCTCGATCAGGCAAATCTGGATCTGAGATATACGCGTGTGATCTCTCCCGCAACAGGCTGGGTCACAAATGTCAGTCTGAATGGCGGTGATATCGTACACGCTAATCAGGCATTATTTGCCCTGATCAGCGATGATAAATTCTGGGTGGACGCCAATTTCAAGGAAACACAATTGGAAGCTATCAAACCGGGTCAGACAGCGACTATTGTAACTGACCTGTATCCTGGCCATCCCTTTAATGGCGTCGTGGAAAGTATCAGCGGCGGCACCGGATCGGCTTTTTCACTGCTCCCGCCGCAAAATGCGACCGGGAACTGGGTCAAGGTCACACAAAGAATTCCTGTGCGCGTATTGATACTGAATCCGGATGTGAATTTGCCATTGCGTATAGGCAGTTCAGCAACCGTTACCGTTCATCTGCGTCAATACCTTTATCAAAAACCCTGA
- a CDS encoding sulfite exporter TauE/SafE family protein produces the protein MTILAFSALLLFFSFLAGLVGSLTGLGGGVIIIPVLVLLFHVNIHYAMGASLISVIATSSGTAAAYLREGYTNVRIGMFLETAAVIGAVTGALLIAVVSKTFLSVLFSFLLFFSAYMTSKRREEHEQYTQSHPWAVALKLDGTYPEKQQLVNYHVQNVPLALLIMGFAGLIAGLLGVGSGTLKVLAMDQALRLPYKVATTTSNFMIGITAAVSAGIYFSHGYINPAIAFPVMLGVIAGAFSGARILPKLHNRVLRLLFSIIICIIGLQMLYKAAAGTL, from the coding sequence TTGACCATCCTTGCTTTTTCTGCCTTACTTCTTTTCTTTTCATTTCTTGCCGGCCTGGTGGGATCACTAACCGGACTGGGAGGAGGTGTCATTATTATTCCGGTTCTGGTCCTGCTGTTTCATGTCAATATTCATTATGCGATGGGAGCATCATTGATTTCTGTTATTGCAACTTCATCGGGCACCGCCGCCGCATATCTGCGCGAAGGTTATACAAATGTACGCATTGGCATGTTTCTTGAAACCGCGGCAGTCATTGGCGCCGTCACAGGCGCCTTGTTAATCGCTGTGGTTTCAAAAACCTTTCTGTCCGTCTTGTTCAGCTTTCTGCTGTTTTTTTCTGCCTATATGACCAGTAAACGCAGGGAAGAGCATGAACAATATACACAATCGCATCCCTGGGCGGTCGCGCTTAAACTGGACGGCACCTATCCTGAAAAACAACAACTGGTAAACTATCATGTCCAGAATGTTCCTCTTGCCTTGTTGATAATGGGATTTGCCGGCCTGATCGCGGGCCTGCTGGGCGTCGGTTCCGGAACCCTTAAAGTATTGGCCATGGACCAGGCGCTACGATTGCCTTATAAGGTCGCCACCACCACCAGTAATTTCATGATTGGAATCACAGCCGCTGTCAGCGCCGGAATTTATTTTTCGCACGGGTACATCAACCCCGCCATCGCATTCCCTGTCATGCTGGGAGTGATAGCCGGAGCATTTTCTGGCGCCAGAATTCTGCCCAAATTACATAATCGTGTCTTGCGCCTGCTGTTCAGTATAATAATCTGCATTATTGGCCTGCAAATGCTATACAAAGCGGCCGCCGGAACTCTCTAA
- a CDS encoding DHA2 family efflux MFS transporter permease subunit, translating into MTEELYKKVTPLDRWLITFVVMSATLMQVIDTTIVNVALPHMQGSLGASSDEITWTLTSYLVSSAIFMPLTGYLSDRLGRKRYLIISIAGFTLASALCGASVTLAEIVIFRLLQGVFGAGLVPLSQAILADIFPPDERGKAMAIWGVGVMVGPILGPTLGGYLTDVTTWRWTFYVNVPVGLFTLLLTNILPDTPKKRREMDWLGLILISMAIGGLQYVLDRGNSDDWFNSTSICIVTYLAASGLLGFFFHSMQEKSRSVFDLKIFKDRNFAVASILLCIFGLGLYGMMVIQPIMMEGLLDYPALTTGLMMAPRGISGMISMLLVGRLITHMDARLLIIFGILISVIGMAIGTYYSIDNISPFWLIFPMLLQGFGLGMVFVPLSTVAYSTLSVSLRTEAAGLFSLLRTIGSSIGISIAVTIATRGTQLFWNQLGGFITPYNPLVYDYLAPLHLKPTDPLGSALLGKLLFRQAQMLSFVNVFAVIMWCFICMIPLVLLIKKVRPSTRIVRELAE; encoded by the coding sequence ATGACGGAAGAGCTTTATAAGAAGGTTACACCGCTGGACCGCTGGCTAATTACTTTTGTCGTCATGTCAGCAACTCTGATGCAAGTCATTGACACAACGATAGTCAATGTCGCGTTACCACACATGCAAGGCTCCCTGGGAGCATCGTCAGACGAAATTACCTGGACACTGACCAGCTATCTGGTTTCTTCAGCTATTTTCATGCCCTTGACCGGATACCTCTCTGACAGGCTTGGAAGAAAGCGCTATTTGATTATCTCAATTGCGGGTTTCACCCTGGCATCCGCTTTATGTGGCGCTTCTGTCACGCTGGCGGAGATTGTGATCTTTCGTCTGCTGCAAGGAGTGTTCGGCGCTGGTCTAGTCCCCCTTTCTCAAGCCATTCTGGCCGACATCTTCCCGCCGGATGAGCGCGGCAAGGCCATGGCCATCTGGGGAGTCGGCGTCATGGTCGGTCCCATTCTTGGTCCAACGCTGGGCGGATATCTGACAGATGTCACGACGTGGAGATGGACATTTTACGTCAACGTGCCAGTCGGCTTGTTTACCTTGCTGCTGACCAACATTCTTCCTGATACGCCAAAAAAGCGCCGCGAAATGGACTGGTTAGGGCTCATCCTGATATCCATGGCGATAGGCGGACTGCAATATGTTCTCGATCGCGGAAATTCTGACGATTGGTTTAATTCTACCAGTATCTGTATTGTCACGTATCTTGCAGCATCGGGGTTGCTTGGGTTTTTTTTCCATTCCATGCAGGAAAAATCACGCAGCGTGTTTGATTTGAAGATTTTCAAGGACAGGAATTTTGCGGTTGCCAGTATCTTATTATGTATTTTTGGTTTGGGCTTATATGGCATGATGGTCATACAACCCATCATGATGGAAGGTTTGCTTGATTATCCTGCGTTGACAACAGGCCTCATGATGGCTCCGCGCGGGATCAGCGGCATGATCAGCATGCTGCTGGTAGGAAGACTGATTACCCATATGGATGCTCGTTTGCTGATTATCTTCGGGATATTGATCAGCGTCATAGGCATGGCCATTGGCACTTACTATTCCATAGACAATATCAGCCCTTTTTGGCTGATCTTCCCCATGTTGCTGCAAGGATTTGGACTTGGAATGGTGTTTGTACCGCTATCCACCGTTGCTTATTCGACACTCAGTGTCAGCCTAAGAACAGAAGCCGCCGGATTATTCAGTCTGTTGCGCACCATTGGAAGCTCTATTGGTATTTCCATTGCCGTCACTATTGCAACACGAGGCACCCAACTCTTCTGGAATCAGTTGGGAGGATTTATCACGCCTTACAATCCGCTGGTTTATGACTACCTCGCGCCATTGCATTTAAAACCCACAGATCCTCTGGGATCAGCATTACTAGGCAAGCTCTTGTTTCGCCAGGCACAAATGCTGTCGTTCGTTAATGTATTCGCTGTAATCATGTGGTGTTTTATTTGCATGATCCCGCTCGTACTGTTAATCAAAAAAGTCAGGCCTTCTACACGGATAGTCAGAGAGCTGGCTGAATAA
- a CDS encoding multidrug effflux MFS transporter — translation MTAKIKPLLFPFLLVLYEIATYLSNDMYLPALPDMMRELNLSMKQAQWTLTTWFVGSASLPLVMGVISDRYGRRLVLLTGGVIYTLATVVCALTTNANSLLAARFVEGAAIPSMMVAGYACIHELYEQKEAIRILALMSSITVLAPALGPLLGSIVLYFSSWRGIFWIIAAWAALAIFFLNKWMPETHPPEKRHPVHFGTLFKQYWRILTNKTFMLLLLVLGFTFMGFIVWITAGPLLVIESFHYSPLVFGLIQAEVFAAYILGNHWVKYLLEWVEVKSLILGGLGITLCGGLLALLFAIVFPDKLVLFVIAMTIYSFGSALCFAPLNRSIIEASEEPMGVRVALFTVLWTGFAVLGSLIASLFFNGAILSIALPVAVAIVISCLCMVAAMLRGS, via the coding sequence ATGACAGCGAAAATCAAGCCCTTGCTCTTCCCGTTTTTGTTGGTCTTGTACGAAATAGCCACGTATCTCTCGAATGATATGTATTTACCTGCGCTGCCTGACATGATGCGGGAATTGAATTTATCAATGAAACAGGCGCAATGGACATTAACGACCTGGTTTGTTGGTTCTGCCAGTCTGCCGCTTGTCATGGGTGTGATTTCTGACAGATACGGACGCAGGCTGGTATTATTAACAGGCGGTGTCATCTATACATTAGCGACGGTTGTCTGTGCCCTGACCACGAATGCCAATTCTCTATTGGCCGCAAGATTTGTAGAAGGAGCAGCCATACCTTCCATGATGGTGGCAGGGTATGCGTGCATACATGAGCTTTATGAGCAGAAAGAAGCGATCCGAATCCTTGCTTTGATGAGTAGTATCACCGTACTTGCTCCCGCGCTGGGCCCGCTCCTTGGCAGCATCGTCTTATATTTTTCCAGCTGGCGCGGTATCTTCTGGATCATCGCCGCATGGGCCGCTTTGGCGATATTCTTTTTGAACAAGTGGATGCCTGAAACTCATCCTCCTGAAAAACGTCATCCTGTCCATTTCGGGACGCTTTTTAAACAGTACTGGCGAATTTTGACTAACAAGACTTTCATGCTTCTTTTGCTAGTGCTGGGTTTTACATTTATGGGTTTTATTGTCTGGATCACCGCGGGACCGTTGCTGGTAATTGAAAGCTTTCATTATAGCCCGTTAGTGTTTGGACTTATCCAGGCTGAAGTTTTTGCTGCTTATATTTTAGGCAATCACTGGGTCAAGTATTTACTGGAATGGGTGGAGGTAAAATCATTGATACTCGGCGGCTTAGGGATTACATTGTGCGGCGGACTGCTTGCACTGCTTTTTGCGATTGTATTCCCGGATAAGTTGGTTCTATTTGTCATTGCCATGACAATTTATTCTTTCGGCTCGGCATTATGTTTTGCACCGCTTAACCGTTCAATTATCGAAGCGAGTGAGGAGCCCATGGGTGTGCGTGTCGCCTTATTCACCGTGTTATGGACAGGCTTCGCGGTTTTGGGAAGTTTGATTGCCAGTCTGTTTTTTAATGGTGCCATCTTATCAATCGCTTTGCCTGTCGCTGTTGCCATAGTGATTTCGTGCTTGTGTATGGTGGCGGCCATGCTCAGGGGCAGCTGA
- a CDS encoding carboxypeptidase regulatory-like domain-containing protein, with amino-acid sequence MLIVKTQKWLAICAVVLSTLSSPASAAEEFAPVSGFARSFILGTELSDATITVLESGLKLKTDSHGRFGPFLYPVGKPITLLFEKWGYKTTQSGTFIVPRDGLTGPHDNITFQIPSIETYYLLSTIIGVDFDKNSCHVVTTVMAYGKTLDDPEQGEPGAKITLTPSVNVTPFYFDIFEEGPLKGKTNPFTKGLTLTTRDGGVGFYNLPPREEPYTLSAEKNGVMFTQARFICRKDVFINISPPGGPMATQ; translated from the coding sequence ATGCTGATAGTGAAAACACAAAAATGGCTGGCTATTTGTGCTGTGGTTTTATCCACCCTCTCATCACCCGCTTCCGCGGCGGAAGAATTCGCGCCTGTGTCCGGATTTGCGCGATCTTTTATTTTAGGAACAGAATTATCAGATGCGACCATCACTGTTCTGGAGTCAGGGTTGAAATTAAAAACGGACAGTCATGGACGCTTCGGGCCATTCCTGTATCCCGTCGGCAAGCCAATCACATTGCTATTTGAAAAATGGGGGTATAAAACGACTCAATCTGGTACATTTATCGTTCCGCGCGACGGCTTGACCGGGCCTCATGACAATATCACATTTCAAATTCCGTCCATTGAAACGTATTATCTGCTTTCCACCATCATTGGCGTTGACTTTGACAAGAATAGTTGTCATGTGGTCACGACCGTCATGGCATACGGGAAAACACTGGATGATCCCGAGCAGGGCGAGCCTGGTGCCAAAATCACGTTAACACCATCTGTTAATGTAACACCATTCTATTTTGATATTTTTGAGGAGGGACCTTTGAAGGGAAAAACCAACCCCTTTACAAAAGGCCTTACTCTGACAACCCGGGATGGAGGGGTTGGTTTTTATAATCTTCCGCCACGAGAAGAACCTTATACCCTCTCGGCTGAAAAAAACGGTGTGATGTTCACTCAGGCCCGGTTTATCTGCCGCAAAGATGTATTTATCAACATCAGCCCGCCAGGCGGACCCATGGCAACACAATAG
- a CDS encoding ParB/RepB/Spo0J family partition protein, translating to MTKKKRFGISEALTRGLSETIHVVENNAGMYRNVVLPLSRIELDPENPRKLAIDLADVRAGIRPDDPLYARKQDELEKLKELAHTIKTSGVINPVVVYKLGEVYRIVAGERRCLASILAGKQEIDARVFNEKPKTFELKLIQWIENTAREDLTLDERLGNVREIIREYKNQQGEIEVTATLLKNITGLSLSQTTYYLAALNAPLDVQVEIQSGNIRNLDKAAIIAGIASPDIRKEAIDACINGSSLKEIRSIISQHKLLKRNKSTIQASSRGRSTSRINMGTTLNTEVIKTIIESVTSRKEYDKYMEIFSNVNWADLRQTTKAFRKLIELMELEMAV from the coding sequence ATGACTAAGAAGAAACGATTTGGTATTTCTGAAGCCTTAACCCGCGGATTAAGTGAGACCATACATGTTGTTGAAAACAACGCCGGCATGTATCGTAACGTTGTACTGCCACTGTCGCGTATTGAGCTGGATCCGGAAAATCCACGTAAACTTGCTATCGATTTAGCCGATGTGAGAGCAGGGATTCGTCCTGATGATCCTTTATATGCCCGCAAACAGGATGAACTGGAAAAACTGAAGGAACTCGCGCATACCATTAAGACCAGCGGAGTGATCAATCCGGTTGTGGTATATAAATTAGGCGAAGTTTACCGCATTGTGGCGGGAGAACGACGTTGTTTGGCATCCATATTGGCTGGCAAGCAGGAAATTGATGCTCGTGTTTTCAATGAAAAGCCTAAGACATTTGAATTAAAGTTGATTCAGTGGATTGAAAATACCGCTCGCGAAGATCTTACATTGGATGAAAGGCTGGGCAATGTACGTGAAATTATTCGTGAGTATAAGAATCAGCAAGGCGAAATAGAGGTGACGGCTACTTTGTTAAAGAATATTACTGGTCTATCACTTTCGCAGACAACTTACTACCTGGCAGCCTTGAATGCACCACTAGATGTTCAAGTTGAAATTCAAAGCGGTAATATTCGCAACCTGGATAAGGCAGCCATTATTGCAGGAATCGCCTCACCAGACATCAGAAAAGAAGCGATCGATGCTTGTATAAATGGTTCGAGTTTAAAAGAAATTCGCAGCATAATAAGCCAGCATAAACTGTTGAAACGGAATAAGAGCACAATACAGGCTTCATCCCGCGGGCGAAGCACATCCCGTATTAACATGGGTACGACATTGAATACAGAGGTAATAAAAACCATTATTGAAAGTGTCACCTCACGGAAAGAATATGATAAGTACATGGAAATTTTTTCGAATGTTAATTGGGCTGACTTGCGGCAAACAACAAAAGCGTTTCGTAAATTAATTGAACTAATGGAACTTGAAATGGCGGTATGA
- the cpdA gene encoding 3',5'-cyclic-AMP phosphodiesterase codes for MSHGPLRIIQISDTHLFSDKDKALLGVQPHKSLEGVLEQLKQDTEKFDFIIHSGDLSQDYSEPAYVRVAEMLGVFNVPIYCVPGNHDDPKVMAQVYPRGLISNDRHIVTKNWQFILLDSHKPGAVEGFLAHEQLNYLQHCLHTYPEHHAIVLFHHQPIPVGSRWLDNLGLTNADELWNIISRFPKLKNVLFGHVHQEFDKEVNGIHCYSTPSTCFQFMRNQDHFGLENLPPGYRWINLYDDGHIKTGVVRTPKYIGEFDIKATGY; via the coding sequence ATGAGTCATGGTCCATTAAGGATAATTCAGATCAGCGATACCCATTTATTTTCCGATAAGGACAAGGCGTTATTGGGTGTCCAGCCACATAAAAGTCTGGAAGGCGTACTTGAACAATTAAAACAGGATACAGAAAAGTTCGATTTTATCATTCATTCGGGTGATTTATCCCAGGATTATTCCGAGCCTGCTTATGTTCGTGTGGCTGAAATGCTGGGCGTATTTAACGTGCCGATATACTGTGTCCCGGGTAACCATGACGATCCCAAAGTCATGGCGCAAGTTTATCCGCGCGGGCTGATCTCCAATGACCGCCACATCGTCACCAAAAACTGGCAGTTTATATTGCTGGATTCTCATAAACCAGGAGCGGTGGAAGGATTTCTTGCGCATGAACAGTTAAATTATTTACAGCATTGTCTGCACACTTATCCGGAACACCATGCCATTGTTCTGTTTCACCATCAACCAATTCCTGTTGGAAGCCGGTGGCTGGATAATCTCGGCCTCACCAATGCGGATGAGCTATGGAATATCATTTCCCGTTTCCCTAAATTGAAAAACGTGTTGTTTGGCCATGTCCATCAGGAATTTGACAAGGAAGTAAACGGTATACACTGTTACTCGACCCCGTCCACCTGCTTTCAATTCATGAGAAATCAAGATCATTTTGGTCTGGAAAATCTTCCTCCGGGTTATCGCTGGATCAATCTGTATGATGATGGACACATCAAAACAGGAGTAGTGCGTACACCCAAGTACATAGGCGAGTTTGACATTAAAGCCACGGGTTACTAG
- a CDS encoding DUF1634 domain-containing protein, with amino-acid sequence MQTNKTMEEIMGLILTAGMMIACCMVIIGGSMYLYQNGGNSLQSELFQTENYHTSIAMIWHTALSFSPMGIIELGLLTLVGTQVVRVAMLVWYYGVTHDFWFASISLFILVTLVYSFFWRT; translated from the coding sequence ATGCAAACAAATAAGACAATGGAAGAAATCATGGGGCTCATTCTCACCGCAGGCATGATGATTGCGTGCTGCATGGTGATTATCGGCGGTTCCATGTATCTATACCAAAACGGCGGCAACAGCCTGCAGTCAGAATTATTTCAGACAGAAAACTATCACACCAGTATCGCCATGATCTGGCACACGGCTTTGTCGTTTTCCCCTATGGGAATCATCGAATTGGGTCTGCTGACTTTGGTCGGCACACAAGTAGTACGCGTCGCCATGCTGGTCTGGTATTATGGCGTCACGCACGATTTTTGGTTTGCCTCTATCAGCCTGTTTATTCTGGTTACACTTGTTTACAGTTTTTTCTGGCGGACATGA
- a CDS encoding L,D-transpeptidase, which yields MRNRVRLLQLLIIASLMFPVLALSASYGKKICKTPGFHCLRVKGNQSWRSLFPDDHDRGIVMRVNRMNTQIYPGITLAVPDNLAEADIMDFSPFPLNVPSPGEKIVIVDPASHAWGAYDAEGVLVRWGPASAGADYCRDIDRECRTHEGSFRVYSLGSSDCYSTKFPLPDGGAPMPYCMYFQNGQALHGEPNGLPGYNASHGCVRMYVNDAEWLRYDFIEGPNSGNHYRGTRVIVKAY from the coding sequence ATGCGAAACCGAGTAAGGTTGCTGCAATTGCTGATAATCGCTTCGCTTATGTTTCCGGTTCTCGCCCTGTCCGCGTCCTATGGGAAAAAAATCTGCAAAACACCCGGGTTTCATTGTTTGCGTGTTAAGGGAAATCAATCTTGGCGGTCTCTTTTTCCTGATGATCATGACAGGGGTATAGTCATGCGGGTCAACAGGATGAATACACAGATTTATCCTGGTATTACACTGGCTGTTCCTGATAATCTCGCTGAAGCTGATATTATGGATTTTTCACCGTTTCCTCTCAATGTCCCTTCGCCAGGAGAAAAAATTGTCATTGTTGATCCAGCGAGCCATGCCTGGGGTGCGTATGACGCAGAGGGTGTTTTGGTGAGGTGGGGTCCTGCTTCGGCAGGAGCAGATTATTGCCGCGATATTGACAGGGAGTGCCGCACTCATGAGGGTTCATTTCGCGTTTACTCATTGGGAAGCAGTGATTGTTATTCAACCAAGTTTCCACTGCCTGACGGAGGAGCCCCCATGCCTTATTGCATGTATTTTCAGAATGGACAGGCATTGCATGGAGAGCCGAATGGACTGCCAGGTTATAATGCTAGCCATGGATGCGTGCGCATGTATGTGAATGATGCGGAATGGCTGCGGTATGATTTCATTGAAGGCCCTAATTCAGGCAATCATTACCGGGGAACCCGGGTGATAGTGAAAGCATATTGA
- a CDS encoding TonB-dependent receptor, which yields MKKTKVMAFACLSLLAYLNQAGATIPNTDHPTTFLGPALRLGFSNYMNDTTAYALAAELGIRNYRLDGTFGWQITYNQRVKLTAEYLRQDITYAFFDGNSDQWVHQGAIGAEYEHDFNDYLLNPQFTLGAYLSHAPSKTLRTDLGTYTNADGIMQPFRELKRIAGSNAGGLSPGVSFSAWPGAKINAELNYDKVHYDTEYVDSENPTGFGGTVSVHQAITDDFGVRLLAAIRQPFNNYQANFTLGNVPFYGKWAFGFNTAYTVGKNALPSTYIVGISADYFMEQISESPYTHTDGIDRYISARDNVDFKGVSSLSQQAERQDFLSWVSRPAVYMPQVLAIADSRVSCQDGEAPTALNSTLPPDFNTTELSGINLANNFTGSNLTFAVVSVTPDPQFFPSDFVNMTANGTLTYDASTAVNDDRQYFATISAANTCGVAYSSITLGPIPE from the coding sequence ATGAAAAAAACCAAGGTCATGGCTTTCGCATGTTTGAGCCTGTTGGCTTACCTGAATCAAGCCGGCGCAACGATTCCCAATACGGACCATCCCACGACTTTTCTCGGGCCCGCACTGCGGCTTGGGTTCAGCAATTATATGAATGACACCACCGCTTATGCGCTCGCAGCCGAGCTGGGCATAAGGAATTACCGGTTAGACGGTACGTTTGGGTGGCAAATCACTTATAATCAACGCGTCAAATTAACCGCAGAGTATCTTCGCCAAGATATTACCTATGCTTTTTTTGATGGAAATTCCGACCAGTGGGTCCATCAGGGAGCTATCGGCGCCGAGTACGAGCATGATTTCAATGATTACCTGCTCAATCCCCAATTTACCTTGGGCGCCTATCTGTCGCACGCACCCAGTAAAACCTTGCGTACCGACTTGGGAACTTATACCAATGCAGATGGTATCATGCAGCCGTTCAGAGAATTAAAGCGAATTGCAGGATCAAATGCAGGCGGTTTGAGTCCGGGCGTCAGCTTCAGCGCGTGGCCCGGCGCTAAAATCAACGCGGAATTGAATTATGATAAAGTTCATTATGACACAGAGTACGTTGATTCGGAAAATCCAACAGGGTTTGGCGGCACTGTCAGCGTCCATCAAGCGATTACCGATGACTTTGGGGTCCGCCTGCTGGCTGCAATCCGTCAGCCATTCAATAATTATCAGGCAAACTTCACCCTGGGTAACGTGCCTTTTTACGGCAAATGGGCATTTGGATTCAATACAGCCTATACAGTGGGTAAAAATGCTCTGCCAAGCACTTACATCGTTGGCATCAGTGCCGATTATTTCATGGAACAAATCTCAGAAAGTCCTTACACACATACTGACGGGATAGACAGATATATCAGCGCACGTGACAATGTTGACTTTAAAGGTGTGTCATCCCTGTCTCAGCAAGCTGAAAGACAAGATTTTCTTTCATGGGTATCAAGGCCTGCGGTATACATGCCGCAAGTATTGGCCATTGCTGACTCCAGGGTCAGCTGCCAGGATGGTGAAGCTCCAACCGCACTAAACAGTACATTGCCGCCTGATTTTAACACCACGGAATTGTCAGGTATTAACCTTGCCAATAACTTCACCGGCAGCAATCTGACGTTTGCTGTCGTTTCGGTGACGCCTGACCCGCAATTTTTCCCCAGCGACTTCGTCAATATGACTGCCAACGGCACACTGACTTATGATGCATCCACCGCGGTAAATGATGACAGACAATATTTCGCCACCATCAGCGCTGCCAATACTTGCGGAGTGGCCTATTCCAGCATCACGCTTGGCCCGATCCCCGAGTAA